Proteins co-encoded in one Sporosarcina sp. FSL K6-1522 genomic window:
- the spoVM gene encoding stage V sporulation protein SpoVM, protein MRVYTFTMPKFVSGFVRKCLVVFQKEEQPKATASNRNKKKRREKTPG, encoded by the coding sequence TTGCGAGTTTATACATTTACGATGCCGAAATTTGTGAGTGGTTTCGTTAGAAAGTGTTTGGTCGTATTTCAAAAAGAAGAACAACCAAAAGCGACTGCGAGCAACAGGAATAAAAAGAAAAGAAGAGAAAAAACACCGGGCTGA